In Leptolyngbya sp. NIES-2104, the genomic window TTTGGTTAGGACTTCCACGAGCCATTCGCCATCGACTTGAACGAGCGGTAATTCGGTTGAAAGCTGCGTCACAATTTGCGGTAGAGACGTTGTACTTCTTCGGGCTTGCAGGCTACTGAGTGAAAGATCGACACATTCCCACAACGGCACAGGCTCGATGCGCCATTCGACTCGTCCACTTTCGAGCCGCGACAAGGTGAGAAAGTCTTGAATTAGTTTCCGCATTCGTTCCGCGTCAGCTAGCGCAGAATTTAACATCACTTGCCGCAAGTCTTGAGACATATCCGGTTCGCTGGCAAGGCTTTCTAAACAGACCTGAATGGTTGAAAGTGGGGTGCGAAGTTCGTGTCCGGTGATGGCGATCAAATTGCTGCGAGTGCGATCGAGCGCTTCTAATTGCTGATTGAGGTCTTCTAAGTTTGCAAACGATTCGGCTTGAATTAATGCCACACCGACTTGAGTTGCGATCGCTTCGACCATTTCAACTTCATCGCGCTCCAAAACGTGTGGAGCCGTACCACAGTAATGCAATTCAACCATGCCCAAAGGTTGGTTTTGATGCAGCACCGGAACCATTAACCACGATCGAATATCCCATTCTTGAGTCAGGGATTTTAATGTGCGATCGCCGTCTTTGATCATAGAAAAGCGGGCATCGGTTTGTGTGTCTTCGATAAACACCGCTTCTTGTCGCTGCACTACTTCTTCAAACAGTGGGTTGCCTTGTAAAGTCCAAGTTCGACCCGCGAGAGAAGGAACCGAATCGAGCAAATATTCGTGATGCAAAGTGGCAGAAGAATCGGTCGATTTACAGCGATAAATCAAACAGCGTCCTGCACCGAGAACTTTTCCCAATTCTTCAGCCGCGACATTGAGAATGTCATCGGGATTGAGCGATCGACGAACTGCCGCCGTGATCGAATTCACTAAGCGTTCTTTGCGTTCTTTAGCGGCAATTGATCGATATGCTTTCGCGAGTTTGTACTGTCCGGCTTGCAAATAGGTGACTAAGCGATCGGCAAATGGAGCCGGATCGACTTGGTTCATTCCGGTGATCGATCCGGTTGAAATTTGTGCCAGCATCGGAAAAATCTTGCTTTGAAGCTCTGGGCGATATTGCACAATTCGATTCAGCAGGATTTCAGCCGATTTGAGAACGATCGTGCGATCGAATGTCCAAATTCCTTCAAATCTCCGGGACTGATCAACGTGAAGCAGCGGAACTGTCGGATTTTCTGCACTTAAATCGCGTTCGCGGCAAATTAGGCAAGAGGCGTACTGTTCGCCCATGACGATCAAATGCCATTCCTGGCTCAAACCATCTGTGGGTTCAAACGCGATCGTTTCATAATGCTCAGAGCGGTTCGTAAAATCGGTTTCGGGAGCCGCCAGCACATAGACTTGATCGGTACGATCGGAGATTCTCAGATACCGATGTGCTTCTTGACGGTAAAACCGTTCGCGCTGAAAACTGGCAATTACAAGCGGGCGATCATTGCCTGCTAAAACCTGGTCTTCCATCGCATGGGACAATGCCGTGAGGGAAGACTTAAAGTAAATTTGAGGTCGCACCTGGGGAAGTGCTTTGAGCAGTGCCTCCAGGACTGAATCAGGAATGATCATTGATAGTTTATTTACCCGCCAACTGTGAAAGATCCAGTAGGTCGAGAGATAGGGTCAATTGACTTAAGCCAATAACCAAGACCATAGTAGAGCTTTGTTTATGGAAGTAGAAATCACTTCCTCAGCTATTGTAAAGGGTTGGCGGGATCGATGACCGATTCGCGTTTCGTTTCTTAACCCAGAAGTATTTTCTAGAGTCAGCGGAAACCGAAGATACAAAAATTAATAGTTCTACCTAAAACAGTAGGGGTTTGTCCATTCAAGTCTTTCGGAATGATGACGGTGAACGGAATCAGAGTTTCTAGGGTTAAGACGATCGCAATTGTCCCTCACCTACTGTTATGAACATTCCGCTTTCGCCTTGGTCGTTGATGTCGGAAACTTACTTCAAAGTGCTTCCCGCTGTTCGGAGCAATTTAAATCACTGGAAAATTCAAGCACAGCAAATTCCTAATCCTGAATTGCGTCAACAAGCATTAGCAAGTCTGACAGATAAACAGTTTCATTGTGAAGGCGGCGCGATTTATGGATTGTTGGCAAAACGTCAGTGGCGGGAAGCGATTCGATTTATTGTGGCGTATCAAACGATTAGTGATTATTTAGATAATTTGTGCGATCGTAGTACTTCGCTTGATCCAGAAGATTTTCGTGCCTTGCATGAAGCCATGATCGCGGCTCTTACACCAGATGCGGAGATCAAAAACTACTACCGACTACGAGACGATCAAGAAGATGGCGGGTACTTACAAAATTTGGTGAGAACTTGCCAAGATGTTTTACGCCAATTGCCGAATCATTCCAATCTTGTGCCTGTCCTACATGAGCTTGCGAACTATTACTGCGATTTGCAAGTTCATAAGCACGTCACTGTAGAAGAGCGAGTTCCTCGATTAAAGCTCTGGTTTGATTTGTACCAGAAACAACTCCCAGAACTTTACTGGTATGAGTTCTCTGCCTGTGCAGGATCGACGCTCGGAATTTTTTGTTTAGTCGCTTATGCGTTTCATCAAGATTTATCAGAAACCTTTACCAATCAAGTGAAGAATAGCTATTTTCCTTGGGTTCAAGGGTTACACATTCTGCTGGATTATTTGATTGACCAGGAAGAAGATCGAATTCACGGCGATCTGAACTTCTGTTTTTACTACAACAGTTCTGATGAAATGCTCGATCGATTTAAGCACTTCATTCAGAACGCTAAGCAGAGTGTTGCCCACCTGCCCAATCCCCAATTTCATCAGTTAATTAATCAGGCGTTACTGGGAGTTTATTTATCGAATAAAAAGGTGAGAGGACAGCGAGAAGTTCAGCGCATGGCGAAACAATTGATTGAGATCGGTGGCAAACCTGCATCGTTTTTCTTCCGTAGTCGTCTCCTGCTTTCTCATTGAGAAGTCTAACTCTAGAGGGTGACACGGATTTCGGACTTTCTCTTAATCTCAGGACACTCTTAAAAAGGTGAACGATCGATGTTCATGCCCCTTGATTTTTTATTGCGATCGCTGACTGGTTTGCTTTCAGTGGCTCTTATTGGCGGAAGCGCTTACGTTTTGCGTCAGTGGTATGAAGGGGAATTGATTAGCGATCGCTGGTTGTATCTGGGCATTGGACTCTCATTGTGGTCGTTCTTAGGCTTTCTACCACTATTACTGTTTCGTCGGGCTGGACGCGATGAACCGAAACCGTTTCGCAGCAATCAAGTTCAACGCTTAGTCCGACCGGATGGCAGCGAAATTCAAGTTGAATTTTATGGCGCTGAATCCGCTCCGCCGATCATTCTCACCCATGGATGGGGACCGGATAGCACCGTATGGTACTACGCCAAAAAGCAGCTTGCCCAACAGTTTCGTGTGATTGTGTGGGATCTTCCAGGATTGGGCAAATCGAAAAAGCCGAAAAATCGGGACTACTCTTTAGAGAAATATGCGCGTGATCTCGATGCGGTTCTAGGTTTGGCAGGCGATCGACCTGCGGTTTTACTCGGTCACAGTATGGGCGCGATGATTTTACTCACCTTCTGCCGATTGTTTCCAGAACGGTTAGAAAATCGAGTTGCAGGTTTGATCTTAGTGGATGGAACTTATACAAATCCAGCGCACACAGCGATTTTGAGTCGGTTACTCCTGGCATTACAAAAACCATTACTTGAACCGTTATTGCATTTAGCGATCGTGCTTTCTCCGTTACTTCATCTCACCAGTTGGCTCAGCTATCTCAACGGTTCCACTTTACTAACCACTGAAATTTCCGGCTTCACAGGCAGAGAAACCCGTGGACAGCTTAATTTCTCTAGTTTGATCGGCATCAAAGCGCCTCCTGGAATTTTGGCGCGTGGTGTGCTGGCGATGTTCAGATTTGACGAAACGGCAACGCTACCGAAAATCTCAGTTCCAACCCTTGTGATTGTGGGTCAGTCGGATATTGCGACGCGACCGATCGCGAGTGAGCGAATCAGCCGGGACATTCCTCGTGCCGAACTCAAGATCTTAGCTCCCGGTGGACACATGGCATTAATGGAGCGCAATCCGCAATTTGCCGAAATGGTTCGAGCCTTCAGCGATTCACGCTTGCTCCAATAGCACGACCGCATGAGCGACGATCGCATCTTCACTTCCAACAGCATCCATTTTTTCATTCGTCGTTGCTTTGACTCCGACACAATCAGGCGGGAGATTAAGAGCGGTTGCGAGGCGCGATCGCATTTTTTCAATGTGCGGCTTCAATTTCGGACGCTCTGCCACGATGACTGAATCAATGTTGCCAATCTTCCAGCCTTTTTCTTGAATCAGTTGGTGAACTTGTTCGAGTAAAACGATACTATCGGCTCCTGCCCATTTCGGATCAGTGGGTGGAAAATAATGTCCGATGTCGCCTAAACTGAGCGCTCCGAGCATCGCATCCATGATCGCGTGAGTGAGGACATCCGCGTCACTGTGACCGAGCAACCCCGTTTCATGCTCAATTTTGATACCGCCTAGAATCAGATCGCGTCCACTGACAAGGCGATGAATGTCGTAACCGTTCCCGATGCGAATAGTCATAAGTTGAAGAGATCGCTGCGATTTCAGAGGATGTTTGAAAAGTTGTCGTTCGTTGCACCGTCCCGCCCTGAAATGAATTTCGGGCTAATCGGCGCAAGTCCTTTGAAAAGGACTAAGAACTTGAGACTGGCTCCCAGTCTACTTCAGTAGACTTTCCACGATTAGCCC contains:
- a CDS encoding DICT sensory domain-containing protein, with the protein product MIIPDSVLEALLKALPQVRPQIYFKSSLTALSHAMEDQVLAGNDRPLVIASFQRERFYRQEAHRYLRISDRTDQVYVLAAPETDFTNRSEHYETIAFEPTDGLSQEWHLIVMGEQYASCLICRERDLSAENPTVPLLHVDQSRRFEGIWTFDRTIVLKSAEILLNRIVQYRPELQSKIFPMLAQISTGSITGMNQVDPAPFADRLVTYLQAGQYKLAKAYRSIAAKERKERLVNSITAAVRRSLNPDDILNVAAEELGKVLGAGRCLIYRCKSTDSSATLHHEYLLDSVPSLAGRTWTLQGNPLFEEVVQRQEAVFIEDTQTDARFSMIKDGDRTLKSLTQEWDIRSWLMVPVLHQNQPLGMVELHYCGTAPHVLERDEVEMVEAIATQVGVALIQAESFANLEDLNQQLEALDRTRSNLIAITGHELRTPLSTIQVCLESLASEPDMSQDLRQVMLNSALADAERMRKLIQDFLTLSRLESGRVEWRIEPVPLWECVDLSLSSLQARRSTTSLPQIVTQLSTELPLVQVDGEWLVEVLTKLLDNACKFTDAQGRVTIRAKQIEGAMLEVIVADTGRGIEENRLETVFDRFYQEEGALRRTTGGTGLGLAICRQIITNWGGRIWAESSGKDQGSEFHFTIPIVPSGESKRTVQRKKTSRSRE
- a CDS encoding tetraprenyl-beta-curcumene synthase family protein, whose product is MNIPLSPWSLMSETYFKVLPAVRSNLNHWKIQAQQIPNPELRQQALASLTDKQFHCEGGAIYGLLAKRQWREAIRFIVAYQTISDYLDNLCDRSTSLDPEDFRALHEAMIAALTPDAEIKNYYRLRDDQEDGGYLQNLVRTCQDVLRQLPNHSNLVPVLHELANYYCDLQVHKHVTVEERVPRLKLWFDLYQKQLPELYWYEFSACAGSTLGIFCLVAYAFHQDLSETFTNQVKNSYFPWVQGLHILLDYLIDQEEDRIHGDLNFCFYYNSSDEMLDRFKHFIQNAKQSVAHLPNPQFHQLINQALLGVYLSNKKVRGQREVQRMAKQLIEIGGKPASFFFRSRLLLSH
- a CDS encoding alpha/beta fold hydrolase, coding for MPLDFLLRSLTGLLSVALIGGSAYVLRQWYEGELISDRWLYLGIGLSLWSFLGFLPLLLFRRAGRDEPKPFRSNQVQRLVRPDGSEIQVEFYGAESAPPIILTHGWGPDSTVWYYAKKQLAQQFRVIVWDLPGLGKSKKPKNRDYSLEKYARDLDAVLGLAGDRPAVLLGHSMGAMILLTFCRLFPERLENRVAGLILVDGTYTNPAHTAILSRLLLALQKPLLEPLLHLAIVLSPLLHLTSWLSYLNGSTLLTTEISGFTGRETRGQLNFSSLIGIKAPPGILARGVLAMFRFDETATLPKISVPTLVIVGQSDIATRPIASERISRDIPRAELKILAPGGHMALMERNPQFAEMVRAFSDSRLLQ
- the ispF gene encoding 2-C-methyl-D-erythritol 2,4-cyclodiphosphate synthase; its protein translation is MTIRIGNGYDIHRLVSGRDLILGGIKIEHETGLLGHSDADVLTHAIMDAMLGALSLGDIGHYFPPTDPKWAGADSIVLLEQVHQLIQEKGWKIGNIDSVIVAERPKLKPHIEKMRSRLATALNLPPDCVGVKATTNEKMDAVGSEDAIVAHAVVLLEQA